taaagcCCCCAGAATGCATTTAATGGGCTTTGCTGTATTTCTGTGCCTTGAATTAAAGGCCCAATAGAGGAATGAGAGCTTAAGCCCAGGCACAGAGCATTTTTAGTGCAGCAGGGTGTGATTTGTTGCATTTATTACCCCTCACTGTTGTTTAGAAGCTGGATTTCTGTAAGACCACacagaaaaagccctttctttGGTATCATTTGGTCAGTGAATCCTGAGCCTGCAGAGACAGCCCCTGAGAGCTCATCCCCgtggggatggatggagctCAGCCCGTGTCATGGCATCatttgtgctgggctgggggtctGGGGCTGTTCATTTTGAGAATCTTCCTTCCCTACATCAGAAAACAATTTGTGATGGATTTTCAGGTGTGTCAGTTTGTCAATTCTGCCTCCAGAAGGCAGGTGGATAGTCTGGGGACCCAAGGGACAGGTTCCTGACCCCTGTGAGTGCCAGCACTGTTCCTGCCCAGCCCGATGAGGTTGGGTCTGAGTCCCTGCAGTCCCCAAGCTTCCAGAGTCTTGCCTGTAGCCTAAACCCAGAAGGTGGGCAAGGGGCAGGTGAAGTGCCAGCCACTGCCTCTGGGACAGGATGTGAGGACAGAATTCCTTGCAAAAAATAGCACTGTTCAGGGCTTAAGCCGTTTTTGTGGCCCTGAATCCTGGGGTCTTCAGGGCTGATGCCAGCAAtttctgagcagagcagcttgGGGACAAGCAGAGGACACAGAGGGATGGTGCTGGGTCTCCCTCACCCTTGGGCAACACCCAAGGGTGCTGTTGCCACCCTCTGTGGGTGCTGAGGTGGAGGtgccagcagcctcctctgTGGGCACAATGCCAGGGCTGACCCTGCCCCACTCCCTGTCCTGCAGCGCAGTGAGAGCATCCAGCATCTTCCCCATCCTCAGCGTGGGGCTGCTCTTCTTTGGGGGTCTCTGTGTGGCAGCCAGCGAGTTCTACAAGAGCAAACACAACGTCATCCTCAGCGCCGGCTCTTCTTCGTACTCTGCAGGTAGGAGCAGGCTGGAGGATGTGAGCATGGGGGATGAGATGGATTGTGGGTCTTCCTGGGCACGGAGGGGATGGATTCTGGGGGTTGTGAGCTGTCCCATCCTACTGGAAAAATCCTCCTAgcagggaggaagcagcagagatttCTGGCAAGTGGTGTGGTGGGAGCACATTAAGCATCCTCCTTGGGCAGGTTTTGGGGAGCTGTGCCCTCCATCACTGCCCAGGAGAAAATGGTGGGACCAGGCAGGAAGTGGGGACACCAGGGACcgggcagaggggctgctgcagccctgcaaggGAAAACCACTCCCTGCCGAGGCCATTCCTTGTGGATTACTCATTTCTCTGTGCACTGTTCCCAACGCTTCCACTGATTATCTTGTGACAATGTCTTTGTCTCAAGGAACTGCTCCGTTtggtgttatttttcttctccccacaaagagacaaaatgctctccctccttctgctgGCGGAGCTGCTGATGCAGATGAGAAACAACGGAAAGAACATAATCGATTCATTAAGTAAATCCAGGAatacagcagcagctccccagcccccccgTGATGCTGGTGGTGCAAAACCAGCCCAGATCCTCAATAAAACCTCCAGGCTCCACCAGAAATGAAAAGAGACAGAGACATTCCTGCTTCCCCGTggccccagggctgcagagagctggggttgaTGCTGGAGGGATCCCTGCTgatccctgctccagctcctgcagcgCAGCACGTGGTGAACAtctcagcaaagcaaaaccagctcctgaaatgtccttttttaaaaacagaacagcGGTAGTTCCTCTGTATGGGTGATCACACATCTGTTATGGGTGCACGGGGGTGCAGATGCCTGGTGGGACAGCAGCAGGGGTCTGCCAGGGGGTTGGTGCTGGGGGGTGGGCTGGTGCCCCACAGGGATGCAGCCATGACCCCCGCACCCTCCCATGGCTCCTGGTGGTAGGAgaagggctgagcagctcctgctggcagaGTCCCCTGTTCCCCTCCTAtcctctccatcacctctccctctccttcctcccctgaAGGGTCTCAGCAACATCATCGGGATCATAGTCTACATCTCAGCCAACGAGGGACCAGGGCAGAGCGACTCCAAGAAGAGCTACTCCTATGGGTGGTCCTTCTACTTCGGAGCCTTGTCCTTCATCATCGCCGAGATGGTGGGGTGATTGCAGTGCACATGTACATCGAGAAGCACCGCCAATCCGTGCCAAGTCCCACTCCGAGCTGCTGAAGAAGTCGGCCTTCACCCGCCTGCCCCCCTACAGGTACCGGTTCCGCCGACGGTCCAGCTCCCGCTCCACCGAGCCCCGCTCCCGGGACCTCTCGCCTGTCAGAGGGCTTCGGCACCATCCCCTCCACCGACATCTCCATGTTCACCCTCTCCAGGGATCCCTCCAAGGTCACCATGGGGACGCTGCTCAACTCGGAGCGGGACCACGGTTTTTTACAGTCCATAACTCCATCCCCAAGAGTTCAAGGAGTCTTTGCACAACAACCCGGCCAACAGACGAACCACGCCGGTCTGAGGGGGGCAGGGGCATTTTGGGGGCTGCATGACATCATTCTCGTGACGGTGTAACCCATGAAATCCCCTTTTAAGGACAACCCAGGCGGCTCCCCGTGCCCTCCACCCGCGGGGCTGGTTTTTCAACTTTTGAAATGTCACCGGCTGGGCTAGGGCCCGGTGGGACCGGACCTCCGGTGTGGGGGggctgagggctgtgctgggaggggacCATGGCCGTGGTGCCCCATGGACTGAGCGGGGCTTCCGTCACCACCCTGAGGGTGGCTTCCCTAGGTCTCCATCGTTAGTGTTGCTCATCACCGCAGTGTTCCCGTAGCTCTGTGTCCCATGGAAGCGCTGTCTGTGAGAACCCTCCCCCTGGTAGttacatttaaacaaaattgCCTGGAAATCCGGAGTCTGAGGCACTGGGTCGGTGCCGAGTGCCGGGTTCTGAACCCCCTTTTCCTGTCACGGTGGATGGAGTGCTCAGGCTGGGTCTCTCCGTGGCGTTTCGTGCATGCATTAAATAGCTTGGAATTCAATTTTGTCatgttgggttggaagaaacaTCCTTTTGCAATTTTCTGTGGTCTTGAAAgggcttctttcttcttcctttcctttttccttcctttggtgCATTCAGGCCGTGAAAGGACTCAGGAGCAGATTCCTCCGACGACTGGTAGCAATTAACCAGAGTATAATTAACCTCTAATGTTGCAAGAATATGAATTAATTCCCTAAAATTAATACACACAGAGTCACAAATTTCTGTCTAGGCACAACCAAGGAGGCAACGCTTGAGCTGGTGGTACCGAGGCTGTGCTGGTGGCCgggctgtgtgtgtggtgtgtgggTCTGCACTGCCGGGACAGCGCCGAGAAAGTCACAATAAAATTGTCCAGTTGGCACAGAGGTTCCTCGGCTGAGTTAGGTCACCCTGAGCCTGCTGTGGGCCACACGCTCTGTCCCACTGCTGCTTGGTGGTGGCTTCCACGGCAGCCACGGGGTTGGGCTTCCTGGCTGTGGAGGGTCTGGGGGAGCAGCCCCTCATGGCCccattccctgctcctggggaggagggggggggtgcACGGCTTCCTTGACTGATCCCCACATCCCTTGGATGATCCCCACATCCCTCATCCACCCCcggcagccccggggctgccctcagccctgtgcagcttctccatccccttACCATTTATTTGCTACTAATGCGAAGGGGGTTTGCAGGAGAAGACCAATTCAGATGCTAATTAGGCCTCTTAATTGCTATGGTTGCTGATTGCACATATTAAAACCAGTGGAGGCGATGGATCTTggggaaatatttaaaaacaaagcaggaatgCTTGGAGCGGGAGGAGGGATGCTTGGAACTCCgatggagctgggctggctgctgggaTCGATGCCCACAGAGCAGCACTCTCAAGGAGATCACTGGGGACTCGGATCATGAAATCAACTCCAAGacctccctctcccaccccccgtgctggtggtggtggccaCAGCAGTGCTGACTCCAGGGGGGTTCAGTGCCATGAGCAGGAGCCTTGCTCAGCACTGCCCTGAGCATCACCAACCTCTGGGGCTCATGTGCACGCTATGTGGGTTaaagatgtttggttttttcagaattaaatctCCAGTTCCCTCGTTCTGTATTTATTGTCGCTGTGGCAGGAAATCAGAGCTGCCATTTGTCAGGGGCTGGATGGTGCTGTACCACAGCTTGTGCACACACTGGACAGTGGGTGCCTTGGGGTGTCATTAAAGCCCCATTTGGGGCAATTTGTGGTGCTCAGGTTTTCTTGAGGGTCGGTGATTCGGGAGATCGGCTGGGAAAAggattttgcttcatttcaaaGAGAGCATTGATTTTCTGGAATTAACCAAATTATCCACTAAGTAATTGAAGACAAGCAGGAGGTGCCCCAGGCCGTGTGCTGCCTGTCACCTGCACTGGGCTGGGTGCCACGAGGCAGGGGAGAGGACAACAGACAGTTTTCTCTTCTTGAGGCTGAATTTGTGCTCTGGGATGAACCCCTCGTGTCACGGGGCTGAGACCACTCTGAGCCCCCCAGGCTCCTGGGGCCATTTGTTTGAGGAGGGAGGGTGAGCAGGCAGTGATTGAAGGTGTTTCACATGTAATATCTCCCTTTCATGCCAATGTCTTTcctctggaagagaaaaatcaatacCCAGGCTAAATCTGGAGGCTTCGATATTTTTCAGAGATGTGCAAATCAATATGGATTTCTTAACAAGTTTAATTTCAATACCTGAAAGTGCACATTCTGCCTATTTCCTGACCTTTCCAACCCTTTGGGGAGGAAGATTAAAAAGATTTGTTCAGATTCAAGGAATTGAGTCAGCAAATGCCCCATtaccttgttttctttctgccaaACCTCGATGGACAGCAGGAGTGCCCATCACCCCCGTGTGGCTCCCAGTGCCAttcccagcaccagctctgctgctccacaCTGACCCACAACCAGGACAGGGTATAAACGGGGCCCTGCACCATGGGGACACCTCTGGGGCTACAGAGGGACCCAGATATAGCCAGGGGATCTGCAAATGGCTTTCCAGTCCCCACTGGGGCTTTTGTTTGCTGGTTGTTGTGGTCTCCTGTTCAGCTCTCCGGGGGGGGTTCAGTGGTTGTGTTGGTGCTGTGACAGGCAGAAGCCAAACACAAGCTGCTCACAGATGCTGGCACTTCCACGAAGAGGGGAGGTGTCAGCTGGGTCGTGGTTGCAGcacaggattttcttttcaccccttttttccccaagtccAAGCCTC
The Calypte anna isolate BGI_N300 chromosome 14, bCalAnn1_v1.p, whole genome shotgun sequence DNA segment above includes these coding regions:
- the CACNG3 gene encoding LOW QUALITY PROTEIN: voltage-dependent calcium channel gamma-3 subunit (The sequence of the model RefSeq protein was modified relative to this genomic sequence to represent the inferred CDS: inserted 6 bases in 4 codons); this translates as MRMCDRGVQMLITTVGAFAAFSLMTIAVGTDYWLYSRGVCRTKSTSDNDTSRKNEEVMTHSGLWRTCCLEGTFRGVCKKIDHFPEDADYEQDTAEYLLRAVRASSIFPILSVGLLFFGGLCVAASEFYKSKHNVILSAGSSSYSAGLSNIIGIIVYISANEGPGQSDSKKSYSYGWSFYFGALSFIIAEMXGVIAVHMYIEKHRQXRAKSHSELLKKSAFTRLPPYRYRFRRRSSSRSTEPRSRDLSPXSEGFGTIPSTDISMFTLSRDPSKVTMGTLLNSERDHGFLQSITPXPQEFKESLHNNPANRRTTPV